Proteins encoded within one genomic window of Geotalea daltonii FRC-32:
- a CDS encoding DUF4112 domain-containing protein — MNLIEKERLRKRLERLAWLTDSSIPVPGLNARVGIDPLIGLLPWFGDAIGALLSSYIVAVAARLGAPKSVLMKMGFNVAVDAIIGVVPGVGDLFDLGWKANQRNVRLLEYYIERPHQAVVTSRLFLAFLTLLLVGTVIGIGFLGFWLVRWLWLAVSGHGSW; from the coding sequence GTGAACCTCATCGAGAAGGAAAGACTCAGAAAACGGCTGGAACGGCTGGCCTGGCTGACGGACAGTTCCATTCCTGTTCCGGGACTGAACGCCAGGGTGGGCATCGATCCTCTAATCGGGCTGCTACCCTGGTTCGGCGATGCCATAGGCGCCCTGCTTTCCAGCTATATCGTTGCTGTGGCCGCCCGTCTCGGTGCTCCTAAATCGGTCCTGATGAAGATGGGTTTCAATGTTGCCGTGGATGCCATCATTGGCGTCGTGCCCGGTGTCGGCGACCTTTTCGATTTAGGCTGGAAGGCAAATCAGCGCAATGTGCGGCTTCTGGAATACTACATTGAAAGACCACACCAGGCAGTGGTGACCAGCCGTCTCTTCTTGGCCTTCCTCACCCTGTTGCTGGTGGGCACGGTTATCGGCATCGGCTTCCTGGGATTCTGGCTGGTGCGCTGGCTGTGGCTTGCGGTGAGCGGGCACGGCAGCTGGTGA
- a CDS encoding DUF748 domain-containing protein: MKRWKKAALIIIGIVLLLAGFVAFVLPGIVKNQAVQRVEAATGRKLAIGGISINPFAWTIEVRDLRFSDRGGETFATFSSARIAVSPSSLYRRAPIIASARITSLHLRIVRVGANIYNFSDLFKRQPQHSQQSRFSLNNLMITNGSVDFIDQGLPIEKRHELRKIELAVPFITTISYLAGRYITPRLSAEVNGSPLHVEGKLRPFPKAVEASATVEFNNASLPHYLAYIPGALPVRVESGRMSAKVAMSYRAAQKENPGLTFNSNVTLADTKVADRKGIPLLALRQLDVAANLEIGGPGGTRLEKGSVQARQLSAWVGKREGITLALLSLEGGTYSRKENLLKVADVTLRDGNLRFFRDRKGVFLPLLHREDKGTVTGKKTPLRYGIGRISGTGVNVVFTDEMLAGRPSFTFKKTSFSLEQLTGPPFGMIPFMVTGAYGKGGSLKASGNFTPAPLKIKGEMAVQRIPLTDFDAYLPQDLNMVVAGGRVDARLAVSLAARDGRMTGTFGGSTDLRSFHCLDAEGEDLLKWESLHVDKMKGRLAPFELDIGDVALTRFYSRIIAEKDGSLNLQHLYTRGPEAKEKKAEGGKKPGMIRIGTITMQSGTLSFTDRHVAGGYTTTFFNLGGRISGLSSEDNRFADVDLRGNLENQSPLRITGQINPLRSDLFVDLRVNFTGIELSPMSPYAGKYLGYAVDNGQLFIYSRYRIENKKLVSENKVVIDQLDFGKRIESDKATSLPVRLAIGLLKDRKGEINLDLPVTGRMDDPEFSFPGVVLKILKNLLVTAARSPLTLLHAMFGGKEDLSSVGFTPGSAELSPAEREKLLKLAAALNDRPALKIAVTGFVDREHDDEGYRNVLLLKKMREEKFMDMVKKKKKQPGDSPETVQIAPEEYARYLKMVYAKEQFPKPRNILGLIKALPDVEMKKLILANTVVGEQQLRSLAEARATGVRTLLVEQGKVDSARVFQKSGDIYRAPAKGGEPGSRVEFEVAAE; the protein is encoded by the coding sequence ATGAAGCGATGGAAGAAAGCGGCGCTCATTATCATCGGTATTGTCCTTCTGCTGGCGGGGTTCGTCGCGTTTGTGCTCCCCGGCATCGTCAAAAACCAGGCAGTGCAGAGGGTGGAGGCGGCGACCGGCAGAAAGCTCGCCATCGGCGGAATTTCCATCAACCCCTTTGCCTGGACAATTGAGGTGCGTGACCTCCGCTTCTCCGATCGAGGCGGGGAGACCTTTGCCACGTTCAGCAGCGCACGAATCGCCGTAAGCCCTTCATCCCTCTACCGGCGGGCGCCGATTATCGCTTCGGCCCGTATAACTTCTCTCCATCTCCGCATCGTCAGGGTCGGCGCAAACATCTACAACTTCTCGGACCTTTTTAAGAGACAGCCCCAGCATTCTCAGCAGTCCCGTTTTTCTCTCAACAACCTCATGATTACAAACGGCTCCGTTGACTTCATCGACCAGGGGCTTCCCATAGAAAAACGCCATGAGTTGCGCAAGATCGAGCTTGCCGTTCCCTTCATCACTACCATTTCGTATCTTGCGGGCCGCTACATAACCCCGCGGTTGAGCGCCGAGGTGAACGGCTCACCGCTCCATGTGGAGGGGAAACTCCGGCCGTTCCCCAAGGCAGTCGAGGCCTCTGCAACCGTCGAATTCAACAATGCCTCTCTGCCCCATTACCTTGCCTACATTCCCGGAGCACTCCCGGTCCGGGTCGAATCGGGAAGGATGTCGGCGAAGGTGGCGATGAGCTATCGGGCGGCACAGAAGGAAAATCCCGGACTGACCTTCAACAGCAACGTGACGCTTGCCGACACCAAGGTCGCCGACCGGAAAGGAATCCCGTTGCTGGCTCTGAGGCAGCTTGACGTTGCCGCCAATCTGGAGATCGGCGGGCCGGGAGGGACGAGACTGGAAAAGGGCTCAGTTCAAGCCCGGCAGCTTTCCGCGTGGGTCGGGAAGAGGGAAGGGATAACCCTGGCATTGCTTTCCCTTGAGGGGGGAACGTACAGCCGGAAGGAGAATCTTCTAAAAGTGGCCGATGTTACTCTCAGGGATGGCAATCTCCGCTTCTTCCGCGACAGGAAGGGGGTTTTCCTGCCTCTTCTGCACCGAGAAGATAAAGGGACAGTGACTGGCAAGAAAACGCCACTTCGCTACGGGATTGGCCGCATCTCCGGAACGGGCGTGAATGTCGTTTTCACAGACGAGATGCTGGCGGGGCGGCCGAGCTTTACCTTCAAAAAAACCTCCTTTTCCCTGGAGCAGCTCACCGGCCCCCCCTTCGGCATGATCCCCTTCATGGTGACAGGAGCATATGGGAAAGGGGGCTCGCTCAAGGCCTCCGGCAACTTTACCCCGGCTCCCCTGAAGATAAAAGGGGAGATGGCCGTGCAGCGGATTCCCCTTACCGACTTCGATGCATACCTCCCGCAAGACCTGAATATGGTTGTGGCGGGCGGCAGGGTCGATGCCCGTCTCGCCGTCTCCCTGGCTGCCAGGGACGGCCGGATGACCGGCACCTTCGGCGGCTCGACCGATCTTCGTTCCTTTCACTGTCTCGACGCAGAGGGGGAGGACCTCCTGAAGTGGGAAAGCCTCCATGTGGACAAGATGAAGGGGAGACTTGCCCCCTTTGAGCTCGATATCGGGGATGTGGCCCTTACCCGATTTTATTCCCGGATCATTGCCGAAAAGGACGGCAGCCTGAACCTCCAGCACCTCTACACGCGGGGACCGGAAGCAAAAGAGAAGAAAGCAGAGGGCGGAAAGAAGCCGGGAATGATCCGCATCGGCACGATTACCATGCAAAGCGGCACCCTATCCTTCACCGACCGCCATGTGGCGGGGGGATACACCACGACCTTCTTCAATCTGGGGGGACGGATCAGTGGCCTTTCTTCCGAGGATAACCGTTTTGCCGATGTGGATTTGCGCGGCAATCTGGAAAACCAATCCCCTCTCAGGATCACCGGGCAGATCAACCCGCTACGCAGCGACCTCTTCGTTGACCTCAGGGTGAACTTCACTGGTATCGAGCTCTCGCCAATGAGCCCGTATGCGGGGAAATACCTGGGCTATGCGGTGGACAACGGGCAATTGTTCATCTATTCCCGATACCGGATCGAGAACAAGAAGCTCGTGTCAGAGAACAAGGTCGTCATTGATCAGCTTGACTTTGGCAAGCGCATCGAAAGCGACAAGGCAACCAGCCTTCCGGTCCGCCTCGCCATCGGCCTTCTCAAGGACCGCAAGGGGGAGATCAACCTGGACCTTCCGGTAACGGGGCGGATGGATGACCCAGAGTTCAGTTTCCCGGGCGTGGTGCTTAAGATACTGAAGAACCTCCTCGTTACCGCGGCCCGCTCCCCCTTGACTTTACTCCATGCCATGTTCGGCGGCAAGGAGGACCTGAGCAGCGTCGGCTTTACCCCTGGCTCCGCCGAGCTTTCCCCCGCCGAGCGGGAAAAGCTCCTGAAGCTGGCGGCTGCGCTCAACGACAGGCCGGCACTGAAGATCGCGGTTACCGGTTTTGTGGACCGGGAACATGATGATGAAGGCTACCGGAACGTACTCCTCCTGAAAAAGATGCGAGAGGAGAAGTTCATGGACATGGTGAAGAAGAAGAAAAAACAGCCGGGCGATTCGCCCGAGACGGTGCAAATCGCCCCGGAGGAGTATGCCAGGTACCTGAAGATGGTCTACGCTAAGGAGCAATTTCCCAAGCCGCGGAACATCCTCGGACTGATCAAGGCGCTCCCCGATGTGGAGATGAAGAAACTGATTCTGGCGAATACCGTCGTGGGGGAGCAGCAACTGCGGAGCTTGGCAGAAGCCAGGGCCACTGGGGTCAGGACGTTACTCGTCGAGCAGGGAAAGGTGGATTCGGCGCGAGTATTCCAGAAGAGCGGGGACATTTACAGAGCGCCGGCGAAGGGAGGAGAACCCGGTAGCCGGGTCGAGTTCGAGGTCGCTGCGGAGTAG
- a CDS encoding ferritin-like domain-containing protein, translating to MNIFDCAIKMEEEARINYEKLAAATPVSELKNLFTLLAAAEQEHHDALVEMKGSIDPQKAQFMDLQEAACIFQPLLAKRDLMAELREDPDAYKHVVKEEEKGVKFYEEQAAQAKDEGTREILLMIADEERKHLSIVENIYAFVESPKTYLAWGEFSNLKEY from the coding sequence ATGAATATCTTCGATTGTGCAATCAAGATGGAAGAGGAAGCCAGGATTAACTATGAAAAACTGGCGGCGGCCACGCCCGTTTCCGAGTTGAAGAATCTTTTCACATTGCTGGCGGCAGCCGAGCAGGAACACCACGATGCCCTGGTGGAGATGAAAGGGAGCATCGACCCCCAAAAGGCCCAGTTCATGGATTTGCAGGAGGCGGCGTGCATCTTCCAGCCCCTCCTGGCCAAACGTGACCTAATGGCCGAACTGAGGGAAGACCCCGACGCTTACAAACACGTGGTGAAGGAAGAAGAGAAGGGCGTAAAGTTTTACGAAGAACAGGCCGCACAGGCGAAGGACGAGGGAACCCGCGAGATCCTGCTTATGATCGCCGACGAGGAGCGAAAACATCTGAGCATCGTCGAGAACATATACGCCTTCGTCGAATCGCCGAAAACCTACCTTGCCTGGGGTGAGTTCAGCAACCTCAAGGAGTACTGA
- a CDS encoding sensor histidine kinase: MGADKEQRLLTEAAKLRSHAEERLQARTAELHPPRSKEEMQRLVHELEVHQIELEMQNAELRQARDEVETVLEKYTDLYDFAPVGYFTLDPEGTIRAVNLTGASLLGVERSRLLGRRFGVFVPINARSFFSELLGKVFASQGKMSREVTLTREENHPLFVQIEAVADISRKECRVAVIDITERRIAEDALTEKRRELEELNRSLEVRIVKAVDEVRRKDEMLILQDRLAVMGEMINNIAHQWRQPLNSLGLLTQQLPIFYDSGKLSREFLVENTVKGMELIQHMSRTIDDFRNFFRSDKEKVTFSVNQLTARTLSLVEKSFKDQKIGIALNLEGDPILTGYPNEYAQVLLNIFMNARDALLSRSVDNALISIHAFAEGGKTVVTITDNAGGVAEEIMGKLFDPYFTTKGPDKGTGIGLFMSKTIVEKNMGGRLTVRNTGNGAEFRIEI; encoded by the coding sequence ATGGGAGCCGATAAAGAGCAGAGGCTGTTAACGGAAGCCGCAAAATTGCGCAGCCATGCCGAAGAGCGATTGCAGGCGAGAACGGCGGAATTGCATCCACCCCGAAGCAAGGAAGAGATGCAGAGGCTGGTCCATGAGCTTGAGGTCCACCAGATCGAACTGGAGATGCAGAATGCAGAGCTCCGCCAGGCCAGGGATGAGGTGGAGACGGTTTTGGAAAAGTACACCGACCTTTACGATTTCGCCCCGGTCGGCTACTTTACCCTTGACCCTGAAGGGACTATACGTGCGGTGAACCTGACTGGCGCCAGCCTTTTGGGGGTTGAGCGATCCCGACTGCTCGGCCGTCGGTTCGGGGTTTTTGTTCCGATTAATGCCCGTTCTTTCTTCTCTGAATTGCTCGGCAAGGTATTTGCGAGCCAGGGCAAGATGTCCCGTGAGGTGACACTTACGAGAGAGGAAAATCACCCGCTCTTTGTGCAGATCGAGGCCGTGGCCGACATATCGCGTAAGGAGTGCCGTGTTGCGGTCATCGATATTACAGAGCGTAGAATAGCAGAAGATGCGCTCACCGAAAAACGACGGGAGCTCGAAGAGCTCAACAGGTCTCTGGAGGTACGCATTGTCAAGGCTGTGGATGAAGTGCGCCGGAAGGACGAAATGCTGATCCTGCAGGACCGACTGGCAGTTATGGGCGAGATGATCAACAATATCGCCCACCAGTGGCGCCAGCCGCTGAATTCGCTGGGACTCCTCACCCAACAATTGCCGATCTTCTATGATTCGGGCAAACTCAGCAGGGAGTTTTTAGTAGAAAATACCGTAAAGGGCATGGAGTTGATCCAGCACATGTCACGCACTATCGATGACTTCAGGAACTTCTTCAGGTCCGACAAGGAAAAGGTTACTTTCAGCGTTAATCAGCTGACCGCGCGTACGCTCTCCCTCGTCGAAAAGAGTTTCAAGGACCAGAAGATCGGCATTGCTCTGAACTTGGAAGGTGACCCGATTCTTACCGGTTATCCCAATGAGTATGCCCAGGTACTCCTGAATATCTTTATGAATGCCCGTGACGCACTGCTTAGTCGCAGCGTCGACAATGCCCTGATCTCGATCCACGCGTTTGCAGAAGGAGGCAAGACGGTCGTGACCATCACTGATAACGCCGGGGGTGTCGCAGAGGAGATCATGGGCAAATTGTTTGATCCATACTTTACCACCAAGGGGCCGGATAAAGGGACGGGGATCGGCCTTTTCATGTCGAAGACCATCGTCGAGAAAAACATGGGAGGTCGCCTGACGGTGCGCAATACGGGAAATGGCGCGGAGTTCAGGATCGAAATCTGA
- a CDS encoding chemotaxis protein CheB: MKKQPQPANSDNERTRSQEEIPSRAFPIVGIGASAGGLEALEQFLGHVPENSDMAFVIVQHLDPTHKGVLPELLQHTTGMEVFQVVDRMRVKTNCVYVIPPNKDMSMLHGVLHLFEPTAPRGLRLPIDFFLRSLAEDRQEHSIGVILSGMGSDGTMGLRAIKEKAGLTLVQEPASARFDSMPRSAIDAGLADIIAPAEELPGKIFAYLRHLLIIGKPERPLEEKDQSALEKVLILLRDRTGHDFSMYKKNTVYRRIERRMGIHQIDRIAAYVRYLQENSQEVELLFKELLIGVTSFFRDPAAWEQLQGVALPAILAGRPAGCVLRAWSAGCSTGEEAYSLAIVFKEVMGPVTPAGKFTLQIFATDLDPDAIDKARQGLYPANIAADISPERLHRFFIKEENGYRVGKEIREMVTFATQNVIMDPPFTKLDILICRNLLIYLTPELQKKLMPLFHYSLNPGGVLFLGSAETAGTFAELFAPLNIKSRLFRRRESVSPCEPLAFPVSFAPTQQGFSKEQPMLKPSDLQSLADQVLLQHFTPPAVLVNDKGDILYISGKTGRYLEPAAGKANWNIFAMAREGLRLDLSSAFQKAIRQKKAITAKGLKVGTNGSTQTIDLTVQAIEEPEALRGMVMVVFNDVATLRGKKPSFNPGLAANVRVLELEQELQHCREELQTTREEMQSSQEELRSTNEELQSANEELITSREEMQSMNEELQTVNAEQQSKMDELSRVNDDMRNLLNSTEIITVFLDKELHIRRFTTGVDKIFKLIPGDVGRPLSDIVSDLLYSRITEDAREVLRTLAFSEKQIAATDGRWFSVRIMPYRTMEDVIDGVVITFADITVAKTLEAELREEVSVLRTKSSK, from the coding sequence ATGAAAAAGCAACCCCAACCGGCGAACAGCGATAATGAACGCACCAGGTCCCAAGAAGAGATTCCGTCACGGGCCTTTCCCATTGTCGGCATCGGTGCCTCCGCCGGCGGGTTGGAGGCGTTGGAGCAGTTTCTGGGGCATGTGCCAGAAAATAGCGACATGGCCTTCGTCATCGTCCAGCATCTGGACCCGACCCACAAGGGGGTCCTGCCCGAGCTGCTCCAGCACACTACCGGGATGGAAGTTTTCCAGGTCGTGGACCGGATGCGGGTCAAGACGAACTGCGTCTATGTGATCCCCCCCAACAAGGACATGTCCATGCTGCACGGTGTGCTGCACCTGTTCGAGCCGACAGCGCCCAGGGGACTCCGTCTCCCTATCGACTTCTTCCTCCGTTCCCTGGCCGAGGACCGGCAGGAGCATAGCATCGGTGTCATCCTCTCCGGCATGGGCTCGGATGGCACGATGGGCCTGCGGGCTATCAAAGAAAAGGCGGGGTTGACGCTGGTGCAGGAGCCTGCTTCAGCCAGGTTCGACAGCATGCCCAGGAGTGCCATAGATGCCGGGCTGGCCGACATCATAGCCCCGGCGGAGGAGTTGCCCGGAAAGATCTTCGCCTATCTCAGGCACCTCCTCATCATCGGCAAGCCGGAGCGCCCACTGGAGGAGAAGGACCAGAGCGCCCTGGAAAAAGTCCTGATACTTCTAAGGGACAGGACCGGCCACGACTTCTCCATGTACAAGAAGAACACCGTATATCGCAGGATCGAGCGGCGCATGGGCATCCATCAGATCGACCGGATCGCTGCTTACGTCCGTTATCTCCAGGAGAATTCCCAGGAGGTGGAACTGCTATTCAAGGAGCTTTTGATTGGTGTGACCAGCTTTTTTCGTGACCCGGCGGCATGGGAACAGCTGCAGGGCGTGGCCCTTCCGGCGATTTTGGCGGGGCGCCCGGCCGGTTGTGTGCTGCGGGCCTGGTCGGCAGGCTGCTCGACGGGGGAGGAGGCGTATTCCCTGGCCATAGTCTTCAAAGAGGTGATGGGACCGGTCACCCCTGCGGGGAAGTTCACCCTGCAGATCTTTGCCACAGATCTGGACCCCGATGCCATCGACAAGGCCCGCCAGGGGCTTTATCCGGCTAACATCGCTGCGGACATCTCTCCCGAGAGATTGCATCGTTTTTTTATCAAGGAAGAGAACGGCTACCGGGTCGGCAAGGAGATCCGGGAGATGGTGACCTTCGCCACGCAAAACGTCATCATGGACCCACCTTTCACCAAGCTGGATATCCTCATTTGCCGCAACCTTTTGATTTATCTGACGCCGGAACTGCAGAAAAAGCTCATGCCGCTCTTTCACTACAGCCTGAACCCCGGCGGTGTCCTGTTTTTAGGGAGTGCAGAGACTGCCGGCACCTTTGCCGAACTGTTCGCACCGCTGAATATCAAGTCGAGACTCTTCCGGAGACGCGAATCGGTCTCGCCTTGCGAACCGCTAGCGTTTCCAGTCTCGTTTGCCCCCACTCAGCAGGGGTTTTCAAAGGAGCAACCGATGTTGAAGCCTTCAGACCTCCAGTCGCTCGCGGACCAGGTGTTGCTGCAGCACTTTACCCCGCCAGCCGTACTGGTAAACGATAAGGGAGATATTCTTTACATCAGCGGGAAGACGGGCAGATATCTTGAGCCGGCGGCCGGCAAGGCCAACTGGAATATTTTTGCCATGGCCCGTGAAGGGCTTCGTCTGGACCTGTCCAGCGCTTTTCAGAAGGCGATCCGGCAAAAAAAGGCGATCACTGCCAAGGGCCTCAAGGTGGGAACCAACGGCAGCACCCAGACCATTGATCTCACGGTCCAGGCGATCGAAGAGCCGGAGGCGCTGCGGGGAATGGTGATGGTCGTTTTTAACGATGTGGCAACTCTCCGGGGCAAAAAGCCGAGCTTCAATCCAGGGCTGGCCGCCAACGTCAGGGTTCTTGAACTGGAGCAAGAACTCCAGCATTGCCGCGAGGAACTCCAGACCACCCGCGAGGAGATGCAATCCTCACAGGAGGAGCTAAGATCCACCAATGAGGAGCTTCAGTCTGCCAACGAGGAACTGATTACCTCCCGTGAAGAGATGCAGTCCATGAACGAAGAACTGCAGACGGTGAACGCCGAGCAACAGTCAAAAATGGACGAACTTTCACGGGTGAACGACGATATGAGGAACCTCCTCAACAGCACCGAGATTATCACCGTGTTCCTGGATAAGGAACTCCATATCCGGCGCTTCACCACCGGTGTGGACAAAATCTTCAAGCTGATTCCGGGGGATGTGGGGCGGCCACTTTCCGATATCGTCAGCGACCTTCTATATTCCCGGATAACCGAGGATGCACGGGAAGTGCTGCGGACACTGGCCTTTTCGGAAAAACAGATCGCCGCCACCGACGGGCGCTGGTTTTCGGTGCGCATCATGCCCTACCGCACCATGGAGGACGTAATCGACGGTGTGGTGATCACCTTTGCGGACATTACCGTGGCCAAGACCCTGGAGGCCGAACTGCGCGAGGAGGTTTCAGTGCTGAGGACCAAAAGCTCTAAATAG
- a CDS encoding sensor histidine kinase, which translates to MAYSSEGKDGGKNEQVVLLLAESRDAGSIPLVLDRIGVSSVVCATAEEIGAEIDRGVGALLMEEEMLSPSIKECLVRTLDHQPPWSELPIIVLLRPGPETEVSRDALLLPWDVTLVERPVRVNTLVAIVRSALRSRRRQYLMRDQLRALEESETRYRTLFDSMDEGFCIIEVIFDGNEKPTDYRFLVTNPAFEKQTSLSNVQGKRVRELLPELEEHWFEIYCRVALTGEPARFQRRAEQLQRWYDVYAFRFKQPEKRQVAILFNDITESKRAEEERERLVADLEHSNRELQQFVHAASHDLQEPLRMVSSYMQLLQRKYGGKLDETADTYIHYAVDGTRRMQSLIEGLLKYSRIGRADFAWVDTNKSFADATANLATAIEESQAEVTSTRLPSIWGDATQMLQLMQNLISNGLKYRKPDVHPHVFVTAELGAQEWLFSVRDNGIGIKQEDFDKIFQIFQRLHTQEEYSGTGIGLASCKKIVEQHQGRIWLESTPGEGTTFFFTIPQKI; encoded by the coding sequence TTGGCGTATAGCAGCGAAGGCAAAGACGGCGGCAAAAATGAGCAGGTGGTCCTGCTCCTGGCGGAGAGCCGGGATGCCGGGTCCATTCCACTGGTGCTGGACAGGATCGGCGTGAGTTCAGTTGTGTGCGCAACAGCGGAAGAGATCGGCGCGGAAATAGACAGGGGGGTCGGAGCGCTTCTTATGGAAGAGGAAATGCTGTCCCCGTCCATAAAAGAATGTCTGGTGCGGACACTGGACCATCAGCCTCCCTGGTCGGAGTTGCCGATCATTGTCCTGCTGCGTCCTGGGCCGGAGACAGAGGTCTCCCGGGACGCGCTGCTCCTGCCGTGGGATGTCACCCTCGTCGAACGGCCTGTGCGCGTGAACACCCTGGTGGCAATCGTCCGGTCGGCTCTGCGAAGCCGCCGTCGCCAGTACCTGATGCGGGATCAGTTGCGGGCACTGGAGGAATCGGAAACTCGTTATCGTACCCTCTTCGATTCCATGGATGAAGGCTTCTGTATCATCGAGGTCATATTCGATGGGAACGAAAAGCCAACCGACTATCGCTTCCTGGTGACCAATCCGGCATTCGAAAAACAGACGAGCCTCAGCAATGTTCAAGGAAAAAGGGTGCGCGAGCTTCTCCCTGAGCTGGAAGAGCATTGGTTTGAAATCTATTGCCGGGTCGCTTTGACGGGCGAGCCGGCTCGCTTTCAGCGCAGGGCAGAACAGCTGCAGCGCTGGTATGACGTGTACGCCTTTCGTTTCAAGCAACCGGAGAAGAGGCAGGTGGCAATCCTTTTCAACGACATCACGGAAAGCAAACGGGCGGAGGAAGAGCGAGAGCGTCTCGTTGCCGACCTGGAGCACTCGAATCGGGAACTGCAGCAATTTGTCCACGCCGCATCCCACGATCTCCAGGAGCCGTTGCGGATGGTGTCGAGTTACATGCAGCTCCTGCAGAGAAAATATGGCGGCAAACTGGACGAGACGGCGGACACCTACATTCACTATGCCGTTGATGGTACCAGAAGAATGCAGAGCCTCATCGAAGGGCTGCTGAAATACTCCCGCATCGGCCGGGCCGACTTCGCCTGGGTAGATACCAATAAGAGCTTTGCAGATGCGACGGCCAATCTGGCCACTGCGATAGAAGAGAGCCAGGCGGAAGTTACCAGTACCAGGCTCCCTTCCATCTGGGGCGATGCAACCCAGATGCTCCAGTTGATGCAAAACCTGATCAGCAATGGCCTCAAGTACAGGAAACCGGACGTGCATCCCCATGTTTTTGTCACGGCAGAACTGGGAGCGCAAGAATGGCTATTCTCCGTTCGGGACAATGGGATCGGCATAAAACAGGAGGATTTTGACAAGATTTTTCAGATATTTCAGCGGTTGCATACCCAAGAGGAATACTCGGGAACGGGAATCGGTCTGGCCTCCTGCAAAAAAATCGTCGAACAGCATCAGGGCCGGATCTGGTTGGAGTCAACCCCTGGGGAAGGAACCACGTTTTTCTTCACCATTCCGCAGAAAATATAG
- a CDS encoding ATPase domain-containing protein — translation MEEKTFSALIPTGVPGLDDILRGGLTEGKMYLLSGSPGTGKTTFSLQFITEGISRGERCLYITVGSAGEDFVALAKACSVFLDPDLFSLHSVQISGDILGGPEQRIFHSAEAEPAGAINDLLTEIRRVRPKRLVIDSMSDLRLLSDDLVSYRRLVLAMRRELGAGDCTVVITNNIGQSELDAHLETICHGVIRLEQVVLGYGPVRRRLLVLKERGRAYRSGWHDFKIEAAGIRVFPALIAGEHRQKARGEQVDSGNKNLDLLFDGGLDRGSTTVIIGASGTGKTTIANLYAVAAARRGEHVAVYLFDETDESYRERAEGLGLGVDSLVNSGLMTLRQINVAEFSRGEFTAMLIREVEENSAQIVVIDTLSGYASAMPDEKYLIIQLHELLTYLCQKGVTTILTVEQHGLFGSLTTEVENVSYLADSILLIRFFELRGEIRRAISVVKRRRGKHEKTIRELTFSAEGIIIGNTLLEMQGVLTGVPILGV, via the coding sequence ATGGAAGAAAAAACTTTTTCAGCGCTCATACCGACCGGTGTCCCCGGCCTTGACGACATCCTGCGGGGGGGGCTGACTGAGGGGAAGATGTACCTCCTCTCCGGCAGCCCCGGGACAGGGAAAACAACCTTTTCGCTACAATTCATCACGGAAGGGATCTCCAGGGGGGAACGCTGCCTTTATATCACCGTCGGGAGCGCCGGAGAGGATTTTGTCGCCCTGGCAAAAGCCTGCAGCGTATTCCTCGATCCAGACCTTTTCAGCCTTCATTCTGTCCAGATCAGCGGGGATATCCTGGGTGGGCCGGAGCAAAGAATCTTTCACTCGGCGGAAGCAGAGCCGGCCGGCGCCATTAACGACCTCCTGACTGAGATCAGACGGGTGCGACCGAAGCGTCTGGTGATCGATTCAATGTCGGACCTGCGGCTCCTTTCGGACGACCTGGTATCTTACCGCCGCCTGGTCCTGGCCATGCGACGGGAGTTGGGCGCCGGAGACTGTACGGTCGTCATTACCAATAATATCGGTCAAAGCGAATTAGATGCGCACCTGGAGACCATCTGCCACGGGGTCATTCGTCTGGAGCAGGTGGTGCTCGGTTATGGCCCGGTAAGGAGGAGGCTTCTCGTTCTAAAAGAGAGGGGGAGAGCCTATCGAAGCGGCTGGCATGACTTCAAGATCGAAGCGGCAGGTATTCGCGTCTTCCCAGCCTTGATCGCCGGGGAACATCGACAAAAAGCGCGAGGGGAACAGGTTGACAGTGGCAACAAGAATCTGGATCTCCTTTTTGACGGCGGATTGGACAGGGGAAGCACTACGGTGATCATAGGGGCTTCAGGGACCGGGAAAACGACGATTGCCAACCTGTATGCTGTGGCTGCAGCCAGAAGAGGCGAGCACGTGGCGGTGTATCTCTTCGACGAGACAGATGAGTCATACCGGGAACGCGCCGAGGGGCTCGGCTTGGGGGTGGACAGTCTCGTTAACAGTGGGCTGATGACACTCCGCCAGATTAATGTGGCAGAATTCTCCAGGGGAGAATTTACTGCCATGCTTATCCGGGAAGTGGAGGAGAACAGTGCCCAGATCGTTGTTATCGATACGCTGAGCGGTTATGCCAGCGCCATGCCCGACGAAAAGTATCTGATCATCCAGCTTCACGAGCTGTTGACCTATCTGTGTCAAAAGGGGGTAACAACGATCCTCACCGTGGAGCAGCACGGCCTATTTGGCAGCCTGACGACGGAAGTGGAGAATGTCAGCTATCTGGCGGACTCGATTCTGCTCATTCGCTTTTTTGAATTGCGTGGAGAAATCAGGCGTGCGATCTCAGTAGTCAAGAGGAGGAGAGGCAAACATGAGAAAACGATACGGGAACTGACCTTTTCCGCCGAAGGCATCATCATCGGCAATACCTTGCTTGAAATGCAGGGGGTATTGACTGGAGTCCCCATACTTGGCGTATAG